A region of Porites lutea chromosome 13, jaPorLute2.1, whole genome shotgun sequence DNA encodes the following proteins:
- the LOC140923290 gene encoding uncharacterized protein, whose amino-acid sequence MERRIFFLFLVTALFSLLFAAKQTFRDVMPSLHFTREALLDFSRGSQQTVDINLMPKNKTKLVNKKYFIRNNSCGGIQECVASFVKLVELTEENGENESNKTEFDEYFTLQPEDIDNFLDHPTRKNLPREVIVKVQAGRENARRRLVLISFNETTIVNSTKREVYRPRTSPSNKFMKALKDVELALVNANAYAVRFSHDTLPKLKALVERAIQRNNHKYARQIVGRIMYLLSTKPRPQGRTKRSFTNEGSDFLRSLRKRVGRVAFDSFMAVQGDVSLMFVIDSTGSMRDEIQAAKNIAKDIINYNRKVPIKEYILSPFNDPYPCKKNRNLSRHPGESQLFTLYANSANSANSSTERMGRK is encoded by the exons ATGGAGAGACGcattttcttcctcttcctaGTAACAGCTCTCTTTTCGTTGTTGTTTGCCGCAAAACAAACCTTCAGGGACGTTATGCCTTCGCTGCATTTCACCCGCGAAGCTCTGTTAGATTTTTCGCGTGGGTCCCAACAAACCGTGGATATTAACCTAATGCCAAAGAATAAAACGAAGCTggtcaataaaaaatattttatacgAAATAACAGTTGTGGAGGAATTCAAGAATGCGTCGCGAGCTTCGTAAAACTTGTGGAACTAACTgaagaaaatggtgaaaatgaAAGCAACAAAACGGAGTTCGATGAATATTTCACTTTACAACCTGAAGATATTGATAATTTCCTTGATCATCCAACGAGAAAGAACTTGCCGAGGGAAGTAATAGTCAAAGTCCAAGCGGGCCGGGAAAATGCTCGAAGACGGTTAGTACTCATCTCATTTAATGAAACAACAATTGTCAACTCGACGAAACGCGAAGTTTACAGACCACGTACTTCGCCCTCGAACAAATTTATGAAAGCACTGAAAGATGTGGAGTTAGCCTTGGTGAATGCAAACGCATATGCCGTTAGGTTCAGCCATGATACCCTACCTAAACTAAAAGCGCTTGTCGAGAGAGCTATCCAGAGAAACAACCATAAATACGCAAGACAG ATCGTGGGACGGATCATGTATTTACTCAGCACCAAGCCAAGACCCCAGGGACGCACAAAGAGAAGCTTCACGAATGAGGGAAGTGATTTCCTTCGCAGCCTTCGGAAAAGGGTCGGaagagtcgcatttgatagctTTATGGCAGTACAAGGCGATGTGTCTTTGATGTTTGTCATAGATAGTACAGGAAGTATGAGGGATGAAATCCAAGCAGCTAAAAACATCGCCAAGGACATCATCAATTACAACCGGAAAGTGCCCATCAAGGAATACATTCTGTCACCTTTTAATGACCCTTATCCGTgtaagaaaaacagaaatttaaGCAGACATCCTGGGGAGTCTCAGTTGTTTACGCTTTATGCAAATTCTGCAAATTCAGCAAATTCTTCCACAGAAAGAATGGGAAGAAAATAA
- the LOC140922946 gene encoding transmembrane protein 121B-like: MGCCLDFEIVGKAVCIILLILQGAILDVYLVEHHDTNSLGFVATDIIVVAIWIGVMFLAKRKFLSKLKKVRRRFKKEKVDGRDKDPGDYADEIPYVFIAWFAYVAITLVPEVAVIFKRFADQLGDAKVFGQNILKIALCITPMLFLLLVNSHHDSKPYSQRKVYIDKVSAGVTLDLLDSIDILEILFMDDIELKLPVGLENAIIVFACINFFLPTLALLELSAIVKGQVRSASFKVMYSISYILLINIPLGAIRIILWTQYNQDVSVFIGKNAIASAIYAFDIYESLGPEKPKQCPTCEKHFAPDAIDGHKNRCGTVAQERDDANIALDSLL, from the coding sequence ATGGGGTGCTGCTTAGACTTCGAAATCGTGGGAAAAGCAGTCTGTATTATTCTATTAATACTACAGGGCGCCATTTTGGATGTTTATCTTGTCGAACATCATGATACAAACTCGCTGGGATTCGTCGCAACTGATATCATCGTTGTTGCTATTTGGATTGGAGTTATGTTCCTAGCTAAAAGAAAATtcctttccaagttgaaaaagGTTCGAAGAAGATTCAAAAAGGAGAAGGTCGACGGCCGTGATAAAGACCCAGGAGATTACGCAGACGAGATTCCGTATGTTTTCATCGCGTGGTTTGCCTATGTAGCGATCACCCTGGTACCTGAAGTAGCGGTGATTTTTAAACGCTTCGCAGATCAGCTTGGCGATGCTAAGGTATTTGGTCAGAATATACTTAAGATTGCACTGTGTATCACGCCAATGCTGTTCCTTCTGCTGGTGAATTCACACCACGATTCTAAACCCTATTCTCAAAGAAAAGTCTACATTGACAAGGTCTCTGCTGGAGTAACACTGGATCTCCTCGACAGCATCGACATCTTGGAAATCTTGTTCATGGATGACATAGAGCTGAAACTTCCAGTTGGACTGGAAAATGCTATCATTGTTTTTGCATGCATCAACTTTTTTCTACCAACTCTTGCATTACTAGAATTAAGTGCTATTGTCAAAGGTCAAGTTCGCTCTGCCTCCTTCAAGGTCATGTACTCAATTTCCTACATTCTTTTGATCAATATTCCTTTAGGAGCGATTAGAATTATTCTTTGGACACAATACAATCAAGATGTGTCGGTTTTTATCGGCAAGAATGCCATTGCTTCGGCCATTTATGCCTTTGATATTTACGAATCCTTGGGACCTGAGAAACCAAAACAGTGTCCTACTTGTGAAAAGCATTTTGCACCAGATGCGATTGATGGCCACAAGAATCGTTGTGGCACCGTTGCGCAAGAGAGAGATGATGCTAATATTGCATTGGATTCTCTGTTGTAA
- the LOC140923288 gene encoding uncharacterized protein, producing MYVFTDAGPKDATKATIEEVKMMAEVHDVAINFLASGLCNYAGDEVHARDPKDLHPAFLKLAESTSGLAIVFQTRKELEQMSNWTIGMMEGDSIIFLGSTLPDRSKRSLAGESANRQYRIPVDDSIEKMSLTIYTVEEGTGITLKDSDNVNITTGILSLSHLTIYEIINPKRGAWTLTVPGSSGGHEILVMSSTTKLHFEHYFLVALPWGRRHTVEVPISNPVPGKVNKIIISLAGSEKVDNTSLRLQLITTKGDHIIDVTLQQQSQSHFIARFNPKALARSFKLKLKGTTRSGYQFERISRQTVKPATAVLRGRYASNDFTLPLGRTTFIHFQLCNFGTTDTFDVVVVKDVLSYVLPRRVTPKSVIKGRCVIISVYAKATDHQDVGKTDTVFVMLKGRRSRLFVSQTVHLLVDN from the exons ATGTACGTATTCACTGATGCAGGACCAAAAGACGCAACAAAGGCGACGATTGAGGAAGTAAAGATGATGGCTGAAGTCCATGATGTTGCTATCAACTTTTTGGCATCAG GTCTTTGTAATTATGCAGGCGACGAGGTACATGCACGAGATCCAAAAGACCTTCATCCAGCTTTCCTGAAACTGGCCGAAAGTACTTCTGGTCTGGCCATAGTGTTTCAAACCAGGAAGGAGTTGGAGCAAATGAGCAATTGGACAATTGGGATGATGGAGGGCGATAGTATCATATTCCTTGGGTCAACTTTGCCAGACAGGAGCAAAAGAAGCCTAGCTGGAGAATCTGCTAACCGTCAATATCGGATTCCGGTGGATGATTCAATCGAAAAAATGTCCTTGACCATTTACACCGTTGAGGAAG GCACTGGGATTACCTTAAAAGACTCAGACAACGTCAATATAACAACTGGAATACTTAGCCTTTCACATCTCACTATATACGAGATCATCAATCCCAAGCGAGGAGCCTGGACCCTAACCGTACCTGGCAGTAGTGGCGGGCACGAAATCTTGGTCATGTCAAGCACGACGAAGTTACACTTTGAGCATTACTTTTTAGTTGCATTGCCTTGGGGCAGAAGACACACTGTTGAAGTCCCCATATCAAATCCAGTTCCTG GCAAGgtgaacaaaataattatttctttggCCGGATCAGAAAAAGTTGACAACACTTCCTTAAGACTGCAACTTATAACCACAAAGGGAGACCACATCATTGATGTCACGCTTCAACAACAATCTCAAAGCCATTTTATCGCCAGGTTTAATCCAAAAGCACTTGCAAGGTCATTCAAGCTCAAGCTAAAGGGAACAACAAGGAGTGGTTACCAATTTGAAAGAATTTCCCGCCAAACGGTCAAACCAGCCACCGCTGTATTAAGGGGCAGATACGCAAGCAATGATTTCACACTCCCTCTTGGAAGAACCACGTTTATCCATTTTCAACTATGTAACTTTGGAACCACTGATACTTTCGACGTTGTTGTCGTAAAAGACGTACTTAGCTACGTGTTACCACGTCGCGTGACTCCTAAAAGCGTAATAAAAGGGCGCTGCGTGATTATCTCTGTTTACGCAAAAGCTACTGATCATCAGGACGTGGGAAAGACAGATACTGTTTTTGTCATGCTTAAAGGTCGACGCTCTCGCCTTTTTGTCTCACAGACAGTTCATTTGCTCGTTGACAATTGA